The Oncorhynchus mykiss isolate Arlee unplaced genomic scaffold, USDA_OmykA_1.1 un_scaffold_663, whole genome shotgun sequence genome includes a window with the following:
- the LOC118961077 gene encoding polysialoglycoprotein-like → MIMGGVRELLLVVMTVGVVKVSCYPVGKSQKQDQVSLQRRLGELSSNDVSIVHALALLRSIGSDAKQAREEYLETNEVESQASPNHGSSPANDALSSEEKLRRVSSDDAATSEAATGPSGDAATSEAATGPRMSSDDDATSEAATGPSGDDATSEAATGPSGDDATSEAATGPSGDDATSEAATGPSGDDATSEAATGPSGDDATSEAATGPSGDDATSEAATGPSGDDATSEAATGPSGDDATSEAATGPSGDDATSEAATGPSGDDATSVAATGPSGDDATSEAATGPSGDDATSEAATGPSGDDATSEAATGPSGDDATSEAATGPSGDDATSEAATGPSGDDATSEAATGPSGDDATSEAATGPSGDDATSEAATGPSGDDATSEAATGPSGDDATSEAATGPSGDDATSEAATGPSGDDATSEAATGPSGDDATSEAATGPSGDDATSEAATGPSGDDATSEAATGPSGDDATSEAATGPSGDDATSEAATGPSGDDATSEAATGPSGDDATSEAATGPSGDDATSEAATGPSGDDATSEAATGPSGDDATSEAATGPSGDDATSEAATGPSGDDATSEAATGPSGDDATSEAATGPSGDDATSEAATGPSGDDAMDI, encoded by the exons atgatcatgggaggtgtgagagaattgctgctcgttgtgatgactgtgggggttgtcaaag tttcttgttaccctgttggaaagtcccagaagcaagatcaagtctctctgcagaggagacttggag agctgtcatcaaatgacgtctccattgtgcatgccctggccttgctccgatccatagggtctgacgctaaacaagccagagaag agtatttagagaccaatgaagtagaatcccaagcttctccaaaccatggtagctctccggcaaatgatgccctgtcctctgaggagaagctgaggcgcgtgtcctcggacgacgccgccacctctgaagctgcgaccggcccgtctggcgacgccgccacctctgaagctgcgaccggccc GCGCATGTCCTCGgacgacgacgccacctctgaagctgcgaccggcccgtctggcgacgacgccacctctgaagctgcgaccggcccgtctggcgacgacgccacctctgaagctgcgaccggcccgtctggcgacgacgccacctctgaagctgcgaccggcccgtctggcgacgacgccacctctgaagctgcgaccggcccgtctggcgacgacgccacctctgaagctgcgaccggcccgtctggcgacgacgccacctctgaagctgcgaccggcccgtctggcgacgacgccacctctgaagctgcgaccggcccgtctggcgacgacgccacctctgaagctgcgaccggcccgtctggcgacgacgccacctctgaagctgcgaccggcccgtctggcgacgacgccacctctgtagctgcgaccggcccgtctggcgacgacgccacctctgaagctgcgaccggcccgtctggcgacgacgccacctctgaagctgcgaccggcccgtctggcgacgacgccacctctgaagctgcgaccggcccgtctggcgacgacgccacctctgaagctgcgaccggcccgtctggcgacgacgccacctctgaagctgcgaccggcccgtctggcgacgacgccacctctgaagctgcgaccggcccgtctggcgacgacgccacctctgaagctgcgaccggcccgtctggcgacgacgccacctctgaagctgcgaccggcccgtctggcgacgacgccacctctgaagctgcgaccggcccgtctggcgacgacgccacctctgaagctgcgaccggcccgtctggcgacgacgccacctctgaagctgcgaccggcccgtctggcgacgacgccacctctgaagctgcgaccggcccgtctggcgacgacgccacctctgaagctgcgaccggcccgtccggcgacgacgccacctctgaagctgcgaccggcccgtccggcgacgacgccacctctgaagctgcgaccggcccgtccggcgacgacgccacctctgaagctgcgaccggcccgtccggcgacgacgccacctctgaagctgcgaccggcccgtctggcgacgacgccacctctgaagctgcgaccggcccgtctggcgacgacgccacctctgaagctgcgaccggcccgtctggcgacgacgccacctctgaagctgcgaccggcccgtctggcgacgacgccacctctgaagctgcgaccggcccgtctggcgacgacgccacctctgaagctgcgaccggcccgtctggcgacgacgccacctctgaagctgcgaccggcccgtccggcgacgacgccacctctgaagctgcgaccggcccgtccggcgacgacgccacctctgaagctgcgaccggcccgtccggcgacgacgccacctctgaagctgcgaccggcccgtccggcgacgacgccatggatatctga